Part of the Catalinimonas alkaloidigena genome is shown below.
GGAATAAGCGCCAGCACCTGCTCAGGAATGGCCAAGGCCTCCGGGCTGATGGTTTTCAGCATCGCTTCTATCGCATCACGCTGTTTGTCACCCTCTACCACTGCAAGAGGCGTTTGTCCATCTCCCCGCACTGCGTAGGTATAATTCAGTCCGCCGATAAGCTTGGAAGTAGCTTCTACCTGATAGCGGTGAAACATATACATGGGCACCAGCACTTCTTCCAGAGTTGCTATGGGCTGTCCGAAAGGCACTTTCTTTTCAGAAATATTGTTCAGCGCGATTTCTCTTACCTGCATTACTCTTTCCAGTTCTTCATCAGCATCCGTACCATTGTCCCAGAGGTGGGCGTAAGGATGCGCACCGCTTTCAGCCCTGGCATCACGATCAGAAATAAATAAAAGCTCATCGCTGATAGACTGCTGGATGATATCGTTCAAGCCTTCTTCCTCGTCCACACCTTCGGGAAAATCCTGATAGCCATAAGCGATAGCTACTTTATCCCAGGCACCGATCTCATTGGTATAGGCGTCGAAAAGATCCAGCTCATTTCTGTTTTTGATCTTCACCAAAGGGTGTGGATAGTCCATCACTGAATGCCGACCCTCATAAGTAGAAGCATAATTATGTGAAAGGCCCAGCGTATGCCCTACTTCATGGGCACCTAACTGGCGGATGCGCTGCAAAGCCATCTCCATCATCTCTTCAGAGACTTCTTCGCCTTCTTCATAAGCCGCTACCAGACCAGAAGCGATCAGGAAGTCCTGACGAACACGCAAAGAACCGAGCGTCACCTTGCCTTTGATGATTTCTCCGGTACGGGGGTCATAAATACTGCTTCCATAAGACCAGCCGCGGGTAGAACGATGTACCCACTGCACATAGTTGTAGCGGATATCCATAGGATCGGCATCTTCGGGCAGCAGTTTTACCTGAAAAGCATCCTTATAACCGGCTGCTTCAAAAGCCTGGTTCCACCAGCGGATACCATCCATGAGGGCCGAACGTATCGGCTCGGGTGCGCCAGGATCCAGATAGTAAATGATAGGCTCTACAGCTTCGCTGACCTCCGCACTGGGGTCCTTCTTCTTTAGACGATGGCGGCGGATAAAGCGCTGCATGATAGGTTGGTCCACATCAGTAGCATAATCCATATACTGGATAGAGCCATAGCCCGCCCGCGGATCAAACTTACGCGGCTCGTAATCATCATCGGGCAGTTCTACAAAAGAATGGTGCTGGCGTACTGTAAAAGCATCCGGGTTGGGGCTCACCGAACGCAGATAAGCGCCCGCATCAGAACCCGTGAAGGTCAATGTAACTTCAAATTCCGTATTTTGAGGGAAATTTTTGGTCAATGGCAGGTAAAAAGCCGAGCGGGATTTGTCCAGGCTAAAGCTTCCCTGCTTGGTGCGCTTGATCATGTCTTTCACGCCTACCGCATCATTGAGAAAGAAGTCGCTGGCATCTACCAGCACGCTGCCCTCTTCTTCCGCTTCTACTTTGAAGCCATACATCACCGCTTCGGCAAAGGATTCTTTCACCGCCCGCTTCTCGTCGGGATTATCGGTAATGGCCCGATAGTCCTGATTAGGCTCTACAAACAGGATTTTGGGTCCGCTACGTCGGAACTGCATCACCTGAGAGCGGTTGAGGCGTCCCCGGTCCAGACCGATGTCATTGGACCCCGCTCCGGCGGACAGTGAATTATAATAAAGAAAGTCGGTATCAAACTTATCGATCTCCAGCCAGATTTTGCCCTCTTCCTCATCCCAGTAGAAGGTAAAATAGCCTTCGTACTTTTCCATGTCTTTGGTTTTCTCGCTGATGGTTTCATCATCGGCAGCAAAGGAGGTGAGCACAAGGCCGCAAAGCGCCATGTACAATAGTAAGTATTGTTTCATAGGTTAGGTAAATTTAGGCTTAGCATTCGGTTAAAATATCTCAAATACCCTTTAAACCCTTTTTCGCTTTGTTGT
Proteins encoded:
- a CDS encoding zinc-dependent metalloprotease — its product is MKQYLLLYMALCGLVLTSFAADDETISEKTKDMEKYEGYFTFYWDEEEGKIWLEIDKFDTDFLYYNSLSAGAGSNDIGLDRGRLNRSQVMQFRRSGPKILFVEPNQDYRAITDNPDEKRAVKESFAEAVMYGFKVEAEEEGSVLVDASDFFLNDAVGVKDMIKRTKQGSFSLDKSRSAFYLPLTKNFPQNTEFEVTLTFTGSDAGAYLRSVSPNPDAFTVRQHHSFVELPDDDYEPRKFDPRAGYGSIQYMDYATDVDQPIMQRFIRRHRLKKKDPSAEVSEAVEPIIYYLDPGAPEPIRSALMDGIRWWNQAFEAAGYKDAFQVKLLPEDADPMDIRYNYVQWVHRSTRGWSYGSSIYDPRTGEIIKGKVTLGSLRVRQDFLIASGLVAAYEEGEEVSEEMMEMALQRIRQLGAHEVGHTLGLSHNYASTYEGRHSVMDYPHPLVKIKNRNELDLFDAYTNEIGAWDKVAIAYGYQDFPEGVDEEEGLNDIIQQSISDELLFISDRDARAESGAHPYAHLWDNGTDADEELERVMQVREIALNNISEKKVPFGQPIATLEEVLVPMYMFHRYQVEATSKLIGGLNYTYAVRGDGQTPLAVVEGDKQRDAIEAMLKTISPEALAIPEQVLALIPPYPLGYYENDREVFKSRTGLTFDPIGAAESAANFTLDLMLNHQRVTRMIDLSSRYDDVPGFTEMSNDLIQATVAARKQQGYAGELQRLVDRLVLDHFIKLASNTSASGQARALATLKVNDIKQIMESNMAGEVDEKWKAHYTFGLAQVRRFENDPEDVKVTDPLAAPDGSPIGQDALNAIGSSMEDWCGFTH